From Anopheles arabiensis isolate DONGOLA chromosome 3, AaraD3, whole genome shotgun sequence, a single genomic window includes:
- the LOC120904785 gene encoding cx9C motif-containing protein 4 gives MSKSKPKDPCKPAACKIQTCLREHNYDEVKCYDVIDDMRQCCLKWHKVSLCCSGIQLDRDYKAEKESILREREATSKGNAP, from the exons ATGTCCAAGAGTAAACCCAAAGATCCGTGCAAACCGGCTGCCTGTAAAATTCAAACCTGTCTGAGAG AACACAACTACGACGAGGTAAAGTGCTACGATGTCATCGACGATATGCGGCAATGCTGTCTGAAGTGGCACAAGGTATCACTTTGCTGTTCCGGCATTCAACTAGATCGTGATTACAAAGCCGAAAAGGAAAGCATCCTACGGGAGCGAGAAGCAACCAGCAAGGGAAATGCACCCTGA
- the LOC120904786 gene encoding uncharacterized protein LOC120904786, translated as MESVKRANQRLRSYPLLMAKCSVAAAAYATCVTTDLNVAHRSCDKEFNNFKECMRKAAIEMKTKL; from the coding sequence ATGGAATCAGTGAAACGGGCCAACCAGCGGCTTCGCAGTTATCCACTGTTAATGGCCAAGTGCTCAGTTGCCGCCGCCGCGTACGCTACATGCGTGACAACCGATCTTAATGTAGCGCATCGTTCATGCGATAAAGAATTTAACAACTTCAAAGAGTGCATGAGGAAAGCCGCtatcgaaatgaaaacaaagttGTAG
- the LOC120904782 gene encoding dnaJ homolog subfamily C member 11, with translation MDDNEDLDYVEEDYYATLNLPRSATQEEISKAYRNLSKIFHPDKHGNGENKQKAELMFNRTKKAYEVLSDPHQRAIYDSLGVKGLETEGWEIVHRTKTPNEIREEYERLAQEREERRLQQKTNPRGNISVHINATDFFSRYDDEYYDTGLLPSIEVSGMSMSQSIEAPLSRTEIATLSGSLHLQNGVGSGNFLLSGKRLINKGWFEVDCGAGNGPVLGAKGSRNLTNRIFLTGGTTFHFRPNAIIPGLSGTMAIQLDKNTLGYLTYNAGLQSSMSTVVERNTEKYHCNLTITLGIPHCYIAAAYTRKLLEQGLKLRVALKGGTFGFLSECGAEKKVSKYSSVSATVCVGVPSGVTLKIKVVRSTQTYLFPIHLCEEIIPAAVFYATVTPLVTYFVLKKMLFDPMNEATKQKNIERVKETNSARMAEKRREAESAISLMGALFERIRKDELKRQGLIIVSALYGKFSDAENVSLEEADDMGFVHQNPLVIDVRIPLQCLVKDSQLTLYSSSKSELPGFYDPCFGEEKQLKIDYEFRNNSYSSVFSDTDPVRLPIVTNEAEQ, from the exons ATGGATGATAATGAAGATTTGGATTATGTGGAGGAAGATTACTATGCCACCCTAAATTTACCTCGTAGT GCTACGCAAGAGGAAATCAGTAAAGCGTATCGTAATTTGAGCAAAATTTTCCATCCCGACAAACACGGCAATGGCGAAAACAAGCAGAAAGCCGAACTCATGTTCAATCGGACCAAAAAGGCATATGAGGTATTGTCCGACCCACACCAACGTGCCATCTATGACTCGCTCGGCGTTAAAGGTCTCGAAACCGAGGGATGGGAAATTGTGCATCGAACGAAAACCCCGAATGAAATTCGTGAAGAATACGAACGGCTAGCTCAAGAACGTGAGGAACGCCGGCTGCAGCAGAAAACGAACCCGAGGGGAAACATTTCGGTGCATATCAATGCGACCGACTTTTTTAGTCGCTACGATGATGAATACTACGATACTGGATTGCTACCGTCGATCGAGGTATCCGGCATGAGTATGTCCCAATCGATCGAGGCTCCATTATCGCGAACAGAGATTGCAACGTTATCCGGAAGTCTCCACCTGCAGAATGGCGTGGGTAGTGGGAATTTCCTGCTCTCCGGGAAAAGGTTGATCAACAAGGGATGGTTCGAAGTTGATTGCGGTGCAGGCAATGGGCCAGTGTTGGGTGCGAAGGGCTCACGAAACCTAACCAATAGAATATTCCTTACCGGTGGAACAACGTTCCATTTTCGACCGAACGCTATCATACCAGGATTGAGCGGGA CTATGGCTATTCAGCTCGATAAGAACACTTTGGGGTATCTAACGTATAATGCTGGCCTGCAAAGCTCTATGTCGACTGTCGTGGAAAGGAACACGGAAAAGTATCATTGCAATCTAACAATTACGCTGGGTATTCCTCACTGCTATATAGCTGCCGCTTACACGAGAAAACTTTTAGAACAAGGCCTAAAGCTGAGAGTGGCACTAAA AGGTGGAACATTTGGCTTCTTGTCTGAATGTGGCGCAGAAAAGAAAGTATCTAAGTACAGTTCGGTATCGGCGACCGTATGCGTTGGTGTTCCATCCGGTGTGACGCTTAAAATTAA GGTCGTTCGTTCGACGCAAACGTATCTGTTTCCCATCCACCTTTGCGAAGAAATTATACCCGCTGCCGTGTTTTACGCTACTGTAACACCGCTGGTAACGTATTTTGTTCTGAAAAAGATGCTCTTCGATCCAATGAATGAGGCAACGAAGCAGAAAAACATTGAACGGGTGAAAGAGACCAACAGTGCTCGGATGGCGGAAAAGCGAAGGGAGGCAGAATCGGCCATTTCCCTGATGGGTGCATTGTTTGAGCGCATTCGCAAAGACGAACTGAAACGGCAAGGTTTGATTATTGTGTCTGCATTGTATGGCAAATTTTCGGACGCTGAAAACGTGTCATTAGAAGAGGCAGACGATATGGGTTTTGTGCACCAGAATCCGCTAGTGATTGATGTTCGAATTCCTTTGCAGTGTTTGGTGAAAGATTCGCAATTGACTTTGTATTCGTCTAGCAAG AGCGAATTGCCCGGATTCTATGATCCATGCTTCggcgaagaaaagcagctTAAAATTGACTACGAGTTTAGAAATAACTCTTACAGCTCAGTGTTTTCCGACACGGACCCCGTTCGTCTTCCGATAGTAACGAACGAGGCAGAACAATAA
- the LOC120904784 gene encoding uncharacterized protein LOC120904784, with amino-acid sequence MNFQFMSVCTETLNEISLCFDLSNYCPEIFVYCFAALAIESDRENMNYVENLLIYARNLSPFYIFSMVISICVVLLTAYFGFTGCSATLDRDEQSEKNENNNSSKSKVNKQTDDSADEPDSELEEESERTRRLHIESLGQLKSAKLKSIEKSLTEEQRQAEKEIERAQLAAIFELLKKQADSSNINEDDLKEQLSLYR; translated from the exons ATGAATTTCCAATTTATGTCCGTTTGCACGGAAACATTGAACGAAATCTCACTGTGCTTCGACTTGTCAAACTACTGTCCAGAAAtctttgtttattgttttgctgcccTTGCAATCGAAAGTGATCGGGAAAACATGAATTACGTTGAAAACTTACTAATTTACGCAAGAAATCTTTCACCTTTCTATATCTTTAGCATGGTAATTTCTATTTGTGTTGTACTGTTGACTGCCTATTTTGGTTTTACGGGATGTTCGGCCACACTTGACCGCGACGAGCAGTCggagaaaaacgaaaacaacaattCTTCAAAATCG AAAGTCAACAAGCAGACCGATGATTCAGCGGACGAACCCGACAGCGAACTGGAGGAGGAAAGTGAAAGAACCCGAAGACTGCACATCGAATCCTTGGGACAACTGAAGTCTGCTAAACTTAAATCGATTGAAAAGTCTCTAACTGAAGAACAACGGCAAGCGGAAAAAGA AATTGAACGAGCGCAGCTGGCTGCTATATTTGAACTTTTGAAAAAGCAAGCCGATAGTTCCAATATCAACGAGGACGATTTGAAAGAGCAGCTTAGTTTGTATCGCTAA
- the LOC120904783 gene encoding GPI mannosyltransferase 1: MSFKKHLIISTLIRVFLIYYGEVQDSLSDVQYTDVDYRVVTDGANHVLALGSPFKRHTYRYTPLLAYLVLPNLLVHPSFGKFIFSLFDILIGVLIKWILLNCYRSNKISIETKLLKLETLNNRNKYLIKRKNEILNSNNEALPPKYIRMAEISAYCWLYNPLTMIIATRGNGDCVSCSLVLLSIYFLLKNEQTIVQYFVAGLFLGLSIHFRLYPIGFCLAFYLATQNRTLEKWHDIVRSILKPNPKQIALVLGTVVALGSTSALFYWLYGYQFIYESMLYHLVRKDTRHNFSLYFYLQYLSSTFDVTVLEKVLTFLPQLILILMLTVRYGQHRQTLAFGLFAIAFVMVTYNPVVTSQYFVWFLSLLPLCVKNFRNIGIRKAVFIPVMWFISQGGWLLPAYLLEFKGWNTFEFIWIQSIVFFFSNVLILQMLISNYDIAYNYKID; the protein is encoded by the coding sequence ATGTCATTCAAAAAGCATCTCATTATCAGTACGCTGATACGTGTTTTCCTCATATACTACGGCGAGGTGCAGGACAGTTTATCGGACGTGCAATATACAGATGTGGACTACCGCGTGGTCACTGACGGTGCTAACCATGTGCTGGCTCTGGGATCTCCGTTCAAAAGACACACCTATCGGTATACGCCGCTGCTAGCCTACTTGGTGCTGCCAAACTTGCTGGTGCATCCGAGCTTTGGAAAGTtcattttttccctctttgACATCCTAATTGGCGTGCTGATCAAGTGGATCCTGCTGAATTGCTACCGCAGCAACAAAATATCGATCGAAACGAAGCTGCTCAAGCTGGAAACCCTGAACAATCGGAACAAGTATTTGATTAAgcgaaaaaatgaaattctaaacagcaacaacgaaGCGCTGCCTCCTAAGTACATCCGGATGGCTGAAATCAGTGCCTACTGCTGGCTGTACAACCCGCTCACCATGATCATTGCAACACGCGGTAATGGCGATTGCGTATCATGCTCGCTAGTTCTTCTATCGATCTACTTTCTGCTTAAGAATGAACAAACCATTGTGCAATACTTTGTCGCCGGGCTGTTTCTCGGCCTTTCAATTCATTTCCGACTCTATCCCATCGGATTCTGCTTAGCCTTCTATCTAGCCACACAAAACCGAACTCTGGAAAAATGGCACGATATCGTCCGCAGCATTCTAAAGCCGAATCCAAAACAAATTGCACTCGTGCTGGGAACAGTTGTTGCCTTGGGTTCTACAAGCGCCTTATTCTATTGGCTGTACGGATATCAATTCATTTACGAATCAATGCTCTACCATCTGGTGCGGAAGGACACGAGACACAACTTTTCACTCTACTTCTATCTGCAATATCTTAGTTCCACGTTCGACGTAACTGTGCTGGAAAAGGTTCTCACCTTTCTACCACAGCTTATACTTATCCTGATGCTAACTGTGCGATACGGGCAACATCGACAGACGCTGGCATTCGGACTGTTTGCCATCGCCTTTGTAATGGTCACGTACAATCCGGTCGTTACATCGCAGTACTTCGTCTGGTTTCTGTCCTTGCTGCCTCTATGTGTGAAGAACTTCCGTAACATCGGCATCCGCAAAGCAGTTTTCATTCCAGTGATGTGGTTTATTTCGCAGGGTGGATGGCTTTTACCCGCCTATCTACTGGAGTTCAAAGGCTGGAACACGTTCGAATTCATTTGGATACAGAgcatcgttttcttcttctctaaCGTACTGATTCTGCAGATGCTTATTAGTAACTATGATATTGCGTACAATTACAAAATAGATTAA